ATTCCATCCACGTGGGACGATGACGCTCTGCGAGAACGCTACAAAGAGTTTGGCGAGATTGTATCGACAAAAGTAGTCAAGAACCGGCACTTTGGTTTTGTAATGTTTCGGAAAGCGGAGTCTGCGCACGCGGCAATCAACGCCACTCACCTGACGCAGCCAACTCCGAACTGTGGCACTGTCTTGCACGTTTCTATCGCCATGCACGACGAGGGACTCGATGACCAGCCAAACGACCGCCTTTTCATTCGCGGGCTGCCGCAATGGGCGACGAAGGAGCACCTTCGACAGATGTTCTCGCCGTACGGTGTCATTACGGAGTGCGCCGTTCTCATGAACCCTCTCGGGCAGTGCAAAGGGTCTGGCTTTGTTCAGTTTTCCTCACAGCAAGAggccactgccgccatcAAGGCGCGGGACTCCATTAGCATGGATAATTGGCCCCACCAACTCGAGGTAAAGTACTCTGAGTCGGCCGATGTGCGGCAGATGCGGCAAGAGCGCAACCGCAATCGCCAGCGGCACTGGCTCCCGTCACCACAGTATCGTGGCGGCAACACCCCCAGCTCCCTCCCTTCGCCCTACCCGGGGTtttcgccgccgctctccctcATTCCGTCTCCGCAGGCGTTTCCAGTGATGAGCGCGATGCCGTTTCCGATGGTGTACCCACCAACACCAGCCACCACGGGTGCCCCGACGCAGATCGTGTACCCCCAGCCGATCTACCAGACCATGCCGCCCTTCTACTCGGCATCTGCAGTGCCTATCCCAGCACCGATTCCGCTTCCTCAAAAAGGCGACCTGCACTTTAGCGGCCCGCCGTTGACAGAGGAGTTGCTGCGTCTCATGCTGCAGTCCTacggcgaggtggaggcCGTCAAAAAACTAGATAATGACACCGGGATCGCGGTGCGCCTACGTGACGTGACGAAGCACGCACTGGTGGTGCAACAGCTGAACGGCTCGCTCTTTCCCACTGGGCAGTTGTTGGCGGTCGGTATTTACGCGTAGCCCCCACTTGTTCGTGTTTTCTTGAGCAAGCACGAACAGTGAAGCACAGCATCGGAAGCGCCAGCGTGGACGCACTCGCGAGCGCAGCAAACAGATACACGTGGCGGGGGTGCTACGGGCCACACAAGGAACCATTTGTTGTGTGGAAACGGAAATGGTAAAGTGGAGCTTACCTTAAAAGGAAAATAGTGAACAGGCAGATGGTCCCTTCTCTACCAAAGTGCAATGGGTTGAGAGGGACAAATGAAGTCCCTGCTAACGTAACCGTCAGTGCCGGCAAGAAGGGGTCCGTCAGGCTTCTCTCGATGAATTCGCACGCGTGGGTGCGCGTCCGTGGGCTAATGAGTGGGTTGCAGAGTTCGCTTTGTCACGTGTGAGTAGAAAAATGAGCGATAGTAACGTCCGAGAAtatggcgtgcgtgcgcctctgaTGCAGGATGCCGTCGTTGGCTGAGGCATTACCTCGGTGATCTCTTCTTTCGCCCTGTTTGTGTTtttgtgcgcgtgggcgtgtatgtgtatgtgagTGCTCATTGTGTTGCTGCGGGGTTGCCTCGAACAACTTCCACGGCCTACATGCGTCAGGCTGCTACACACATTGCCAAACGCAGCGTTGCGGTGGACGCAGATTCGTAACCGGTATCTTCATACGGATAATTGCACGCATTTACACAGATGTTTTTGTTGGTTTGTTTGCTTTTGTTAAAGGAGCTCTGACCACTGCGTCCCACCGTAGGCAACGCCTCTTTGCCACTGCTACCATCGCAAATTTACCTCTAGTTGGTTGTCTCTCGTCCGGTTCCCTCTTAACTGGAGTGTTTCGCTCGTTCTTTTTTCGTTGTCTTCTTTTCGCTCTTCACCTTATTGTTAAGCAGTGTGCATATCTGTTTGTCTCTCCGCGAGTCGGCGCCTTTGTGGCGCACTATTGTAAGCGActgaggggagaggaggaccCCAACAAGAGTGTTTGGTCCCTCTGTTttgtttatttttttttctcctctaCCTTTGCTCCGAAATATatttcaaaaaaaaagaaaacgatCAACGGAATCTTGGCAGCGTCAGCCAACAAGGACGGTGTAGCACTCCAGAACACAACCTATCACTCCTCACAATGATAATGTTGCACTATCCAGTACGGGGAGCCGCATCGCCTCTCGCGCACGGGACAACTCCTTCACCTCTCCATGACCCCATCCTCTGTTGCGcgtgcttctcttcttccttccTCGCCTCGAGCCATGACACAGAGGGTCTCGACAACAGCACTCGTGTTGCTCCGGTGAAGCGCGCGACCTTCCCTTGAGAAGGCCCGTTTTTCTGCAACCCATTTCGCCTCCTTCGGGCCGCCTGCGCCAGATCTATCCACTTGGTTTGTCTCTAACTCTCTCTTCACTCCCTTCCTCTGTGGTTGCCTCGATCATTCTCCGCGTCTCTACATTGAATCTCCTCCAACGGTGGCGAAGCAAGCGGAAGCGACGGATATCTCTGTTGTCTTCTTGCGCTGAACCATGGGGTCGCCCTTCTTGGGGTACTCGGATGAGGATTATGGGCTCGCCTCGGTGTGGGGTCGCCTGATCTTCCTCTCGTGCATTACAACGGGGATTCTTTACGTCTTATTCGGTCTCTTTGCGTGCCGCCGACTCATACTGAGGGATGCTCGGTGGCTCCTCATGGCGATCCT
The window above is part of the Leishmania mexicana MHOM/GT/2001/U1103 complete genome, chromosome 33 genome. Proteins encoded here:
- a CDS encoding RNA-binding protein-like protein, coding for MESKGIETGGYKPSLRVDIGSADNAKEDSANVTEGSPQKVITPHVSTNIFVAGIPSTWDDDALRERYKEFGEIVSTKVVKNRHFGFVMFRKAESAHAAINATHLTQPTPNCGTVLHVSIAMHDEGLDDQPNDRLFIRGLPQWATKEHLRQMFSPYGVITECAVLMNPLGQCKGSGFVQFSSQQEATAAIKARDSISMDNWPHQLEVKYSESADVRQMRQERNRNRQRHWLPSPQYRGGNTPSSLPSPYPGFSPPLSLIPSPQAFPVMSAMPFPMVYPPTPATTGAPTQIVYPQPIYQTMPPFYSASAVPIPAPIPLPQKGDLHFSGPPLTEELLRLMLQSYGEVEAVKKLDNDTGIAVRLRDVTKHALVVQQLNGSLFPTGQLLAVGIYA